In Silene latifolia isolate original U9 population chromosome 3, ASM4854445v1, whole genome shotgun sequence, a single window of DNA contains:
- the LOC141648840 gene encoding uncharacterized protein LOC141648840 — protein sequence MTKDDSKDGSKSSAFHPALAVPNIRNHVTVTLGLDNDQYRLWKTLFMNHAKSHRVLHHIIDPTRKAPSPSSAVDKELWKTLDATVLQWIYATISTDLLETVLEEDSTAKACWGRIRDIF from the coding sequence ATGACAAAAGACGATTCTAAGGATGGGTCGAAATCCTCTGCATTTCACCCAGCACTAGCCGTGCCCAATATTCGCAACCATGTCACCGTTACCTTAGGTCTCGATAATGATCAATACCGATTGTGGAAAACGCTATTCATGAATCATGCTAAATCCCATCGTGTATTGCATCACATCATTGACCCAACAAGGAAGGCTCCTTCGCCCAGTTCCGCTGTAGATAAGGAGTTATGGAAAACATTGGATGCTACTGTTTTACAGTGGATCTATGCGACTATTTCCACCGATCTCCTAGAAACCGTACTTGAAGAAGACAGTACCGCCAAGGCCTGTTGGGGTCGTATTCGCGACATCTTTTAA